The genomic interval TTGAAAAGTGAAGCAATAACAGAGCTGACCAAGTGGGAGACAAAGATCCTTGAAAACCTGAAGAAATACTTTGATCAGCCAGAAGGTCATGTTTATCTGGTTGAAGGATACAGAGAGGATTTCTCCAACAGCATAAAGAGTCTTAGACGACAAACTGAAAGATCAGTGTTGAACCAgatcacagcagcagctgatatTAAGAAGGGATTTAAAGAACTCGACAAAATCAGGGCCACTTATACAGAAAAAATTGAGAAAGCAGTTTGTGCTTTAATTGATGAATGTCGTAAGAGAAAAGTTCAAATGACTGACAGAGAGCTTGATGAAAGTTTTAATAAGATGTggactgaaacactgaaaacctTGGCCTTCTCTGAACAGCAGATTTCAAATATCTTCACCAATGTGTCCCATCAGTTGCGATCAAATCTTTTACACAAAGGAAGCCATGCATGTGAACTATTgagtaaaaaaaacctcaaagacTGTGGACAGGAGCCTTTTACATATAAACTTAAAGGAATGATAAAATTCCATATTGCTAGAGGATTTTTTACCTGGACGGATCTAATAAAGGCAAGACAAGAAATTGGTGACAGAATTATTTCAGATTGTGACGACTATATTAGAgacaaaatgaagagaaaaaccaATTATCATGACACTTACATCCAGGAGATCCTTCACATTATTGATGAGAAGCTGAACAAAGCTGATGTTAATGACATTGAGTTTGAAGTGTCTCTGAAACAACACATCTGTGGATCTGCAGCcagaaagtttcagaaaatgcaTGAAGATTTTATACAAGAAAATGATCCTTATAaatgtctgcagaaaaacaaagaaaggttTTGCACAGATTTCAAAGATGTTTTCCACAAACGAGATCTATGGCAGTAAAAAAGCTGAAGAATTCACAAATTAAAGTCTGAAACCTGCTGTAGAAAACTTCATCTATCGTTCTCTTGGTCCTGATATTGTTGATAAAATGATGACAAAAGAGGAGTTCAGCACACGAATGTCCTTCCAGTATTCAATTTTATTGGATCTGATTTCTAAAAGTGACTTTGAAAGCTTTAAGGAGTACGTTTGCTCATatgaattttatgtaaaatcctgGACATCTAAAAGAATTAAAGAGCATTTTTCCTCTAAGTCTACAATACATGATTTGGAGGACAAACATCTTAAGTTCTGCATCGACCACATAAATGCTGCCATTAAAAaggcacagagagaaaacactgACAGTCTGAGAACATTTGTTGTCAAGATCTGCACAGAACTTGGTGATAAACTGGCAATTTCCCAGGATCCACTTGACGCCATCATGGTTCTGAACAATGTTGACCAGGAACAGTTTGTTCACTGGCTCAACAAGTGTGTGCAGGAAATGACAGAATCTCTtagagaaaagtttaaaaacacagagTTTGAAACAAAACTCTCACTTCTCCACATAAAACCAGAGAATGAGCTTTTCAACACTGTGATTGGTTGTGGCCAACAGTGTCCATTCTGCAAAATACCCTGTGATGCAGGTGGAGAAGCCCACACTCAACACTTTGCTGCTCTGCATCGACCACAGGGTTTAGGTCAGTTCAGTTGGgaaaactcaaataaactctCGACTGACATCTGCTCTTGTCTTGTTATCAGTGACGGATATTTTCGCTGCAGTGACACAAAGAATGAATACCATCCTTACAAAAGATATAGGGAGATTTACCCAGACTGGAATATTTTTCCAGATGGAAGCCTTGATGCGTCAGATTATTGGAAATATGTGATGAACAAGTACAATGAGAAATTTGCTAAAGCAAATGATGCAAAGCCTGCTGACATTCCTGATTCTtggaagaaaatcacaaaagaaGAGGCAGTGAAAAGCCTCAAGAAATCATTCAATATCAAGTGAAGTTATAATACTTTTAGTTGTTTGAACATAACTGATTTTTGCATGTAgagtatttttataattttttcttcttgctttaaACTCTCCTCATTTActcatgtattttgttttgtagtaaagacaaaataaattgcTGAAGCCTCTTTTGCTATagcttcttattttttaaattgttcatttATAATAGGATTTCAtcattattctatttttttttatcaaatttagtttgcaaattattttttctgaaaatttttacaCTCTTGTTTGAAAAACGGTTTGAATTTGTTGTACTGTATTAGATGAATAGATGATGAGTTGTAGGATAAATGTAATCGTTCGACATTAATGATTCAATGCTTTGATGTTCACAGGAAATGTCAAATTTAGCGTAACTGCCCTAATTTATGTTTGGTCAAATTAGAATGTATTTAAGTAACTTAAAATCAGGCTTTATGATGTCGTTGAActgattatatttttctgtctatAATTAGgatctgttttgtattttaaatgtctttagattacatttgctgtgaattAGCTCTATATGCAGAACactaaactgaattaattttgatgtcaggatctttttattttagttgttttttgctAGATGGGTTTATTaatgttatgaaaaaaaattcgGATCAATATTTTATGTCAAACACTCTTTTTGTCATCAGTTATTACTAGATACAGTATATTGTTagcataaaattttatttttacaattatttttgatacaATCATAAGGACTTTGGCTTCAACTATGTTTTGTTCTGAGTCTTATGTTTTCAGTTGTTCCTCTGTTTTGATATTTAGTTCTGTATTATCGATGTTCATTTGAGTCTCCTTGTTTTATGGTATTGATTACTCCACAGTGTGTAttgtttatattgttgtttcacttcagctttttatttatgctcTACTGCcattcattgttttcattttgtccaCCTAAATAAATATGTGACAGATCACACCTCCACTTCATTCAGCTCTCAGATTTCTTTGTTCACTGCTGGAGTCTGATGTTGTTACTGTGAAGGTTTCCCTTGAGGCCTTATTTGGTTGTAGTTAAATTTCCACCAAACACCTGCCTTCATCCTGTTGTTTTTGGTTAGAACTCTTCAGCATTCATCTTTTAGATAAGGTGACAACTCTATATGTTAAATTGTAAGGCATTTCAGCtcatttaacaacaaaatatgtTGATAACTCCTCAGTTTCTAATAAAAGTTCTGGTGGGCGTGCtctggtggcgtaggggataacACGACCCACGtgtggaggccttgagtccttgattgggctgtcgcgggttcaattcccggacccggcgatatttgctgcatttcttccccctttcctgtcagcctactgtcatataagggacactagagcccacaaaagaccctctggaggggagaaaaaaaagttctagtagtttttgttaatttagttgtatataattacatataaattcttaacataaaaatgtaacttccCTGCACACCAATTTTGCAGTGTAATAGTCCGTTCTGTATCTGccaaaaaactcttttttttcaggttttaactACCAGAAAgcaattaaatgacaaaatgaataCATGAAAAATGCATGCTACAGTCTGACTACACATCTTTCTAACCTAAATTTGGTAAAATGAAGGTTCTGGATTTGTGTCACATATTACaggaatgtttttaatttttgtaatcaTGTAGTTTAAAATATGAGttaaaaactacaatatttGTGTCAAGTTAGTCAGCTATGTAGAGGTCAAGGCCAACACCATAATTGTTTACTACATTAACATTATATGTTGTTAAAATCCTAATCTgacaatgaaacaataaaatatattatctataaatctatctatatctatatatataggcAGAACTTGACACCTTAACACACATGATCTTCACTTACATAATgaggcagaaataaataaaggaaaaacagaaggcacaaaaatataaaaagaacaCAAGGAAGTAAAGAGGCTTATGGGAAAAACAATctagaaaagataaaaagttaaagctaaataaatgcatctatgagcaaaagaaaaaatgtacaaaaactcAGTTATTAATTACATAAAGGCTTAGAACTGAGCTGAAAAAATATGGATGTCAAATTACAAGAAATTATAAAGCTGTTCTTAAATTAACTGGTACTTTTACTGTACTTTATCAATTTATGAAATATCCAGACAGCTTTCAAATTTGTTCCAGTTTTGCattacatacaaaataaatacacacagactGCAGTCTGGCTATGAATGTCTTTAATGTTTCCCAGATCAGAATCACAGCATACAGTGTATAATAACTTCTAAAGTAACAGAAATATCATCAcctcatttatttatatgatttcactttccttttttaatcttttttttattttccattatttaACAGATTTGTTCATCTCAAGTCTTGGGTTTCTGAATTTAACATAGAATATAAAAGGCAAGACAACAGGTGCAGGTTATTTATGGAGACCCAGTTTGCATCACTTGAATATTTGTTGGATGTttgtgatttgatttgatttgatgcCCATCTGAACTGATAAAAGATCCAATCTGACACAATTTCCCATTTTCTCATCAACCTTTCTGCTGCATCACTTCACTATAGGAGGAACTTTAACTacaacaaaccaacacaaatcaAAAAGTTGGACCACCTCTGTGATCTCATGAGGCATCAGATGGTGTTAAAGACCTAACATGTTTCCCACACATAAATAAGCAGCTACAGGAAACACAGCTACATGACAATATTATATTTCATAAAGTGAATTTGTTGCTATAGGACTGTTTGGAATTGGGTCAAATTagtgaaaaaaagtcaaatttatagGTACTGTTTGACTTTATAAAATTGTAGTAATTTAGTTAAAATAGTTAAATGATT from Gambusia affinis linkage group LG18, SWU_Gaff_1.0, whole genome shotgun sequence carries:
- the LOC122819838 gene encoding interferon-induced very large GTPase 1-like, whose protein sequence is MMTKEEFSTRMSFQYSILLDLISKSDFESFKEYVCSYEFYVKSWTSKRIKEHFSSKSTIHDLEDKHLKFCIDHINAAIKKAQRENTDSLRTFVVKICTELGDKLAISQDPLDAIMVLNNVDQEQFVHWLNKCVQEMTESLREKFKNTEFETKLSLLHIKPENELFNTVIGCGQQCPFCKIPCDAGGEAHTQHFAALHRPQGLGQFSWENSNKLSTDICSCLVISDGYFRCSDTKNEYHPYKRYREIYPDWNIFPDGSLDASDYWKYVMNKYNEKFAKANDAKPADIPDSWKKITKEEAVKSLKKSFNIK